A window of Phycobacter azelaicus contains these coding sequences:
- a CDS encoding phosphoadenylyl-sulfate reductase: MLNLAESGPAGAAQSTALADKVEALNARYRHHSATAVMEGALQDAGEIALVSSFGAESVVLLHMAAVINPAVPVLFVDTELLFTETLIYQQEVSERLGLRNVQIIRADDIAEKDPYGALRFSDTDACCHLRKTVPLQKALAGFDGWITGRKRFQAGSRAALEFFEVEEGTGRIKVNPLAHWAPEDVRAYMEENRLPRHPLVAQGYPSIGCAPCTSKVAEGEDPRAGRWRNQNKEECGIHIVDGKLTRTGAMDR, encoded by the coding sequence ATGCTGAACCTCGCTGAAAGTGGTCCTGCCGGGGCTGCACAATCCACGGCCCTGGCCGACAAGGTGGAGGCGCTCAACGCACGCTACCGCCATCATTCGGCCACCGCCGTGATGGAGGGCGCCTTGCAGGATGCCGGTGAGATCGCACTGGTCTCCAGCTTTGGTGCGGAATCCGTGGTGCTGTTGCACATGGCAGCGGTGATAAACCCGGCGGTGCCGGTTCTGTTTGTGGACACAGAGCTGCTGTTCACCGAAACGCTGATCTACCAGCAGGAGGTAAGCGAGCGGCTGGGCCTGCGCAACGTGCAGATCATCCGCGCCGATGATATCGCCGAGAAGGACCCTTATGGCGCCCTGCGGTTCTCCGACACCGATGCCTGCTGCCACCTGCGCAAGACCGTGCCGCTGCAAAAGGCCCTCGCTGGGTTTGATGGCTGGATTACGGGCCGCAAGCGGTTCCAGGCCGGCAGCCGCGCCGCGCTCGAATTCTTCGAGGTCGAAGAGGGCACGGGCCGCATCAAGGTGAATCCGCTGGCTCATTGGGCGCCCGAGGACGTGCGCGCCTATATGGAGGAAAACCGCCTGCCGCGTCACCCGCTGGTGGCGCAGGGCTACCCTTCGATCGGCTGCGCCCCCTGCACCTCGAAAGTGGCAGAGGGCGAAGATCCCCGCGCCGGGCGCTGGCGCAACCAGAACAAGGAAGAATGCGGCATCCATATCGTGGATGGCAAACTCACCCGCACAGGAGCAATGGACAGATGA
- a CDS encoding DUF934 domain-containing protein, protein MTVIVTDTGFGTEDWTDGFDTETALDLAPDADLATLSNRIPGLEMIRIHFPSFADGRGFTLARQLRHMGYGGRLRAYGHVLADQYAMARRSGFDEVEIDEDLAARQPEAQWLARANWQAHDYQARLGRARAAK, encoded by the coding sequence ATGACCGTAATCGTGACCGATACCGGATTTGGAACCGAGGACTGGACCGATGGATTTGATACGGAGACCGCACTGGATCTGGCTCCGGATGCCGATCTGGCGACCCTCTCGAACCGCATCCCCGGCCTTGAGATGATCCGCATCCACTTCCCCAGCTTTGCCGATGGGCGCGGCTTTACCCTGGCGCGTCAGCTGCGGCACATGGGTTATGGGGGGCGCCTGCGCGCCTATGGGCACGTACTAGCCGATCAATACGCCATGGCGCGGCGCAGCGGCTTTGACGAGGTGGAGATCGACGAGGATCTGGCCGCGCGCCAGCCCGAGGCCCAATGGCTGGCCCGCGCCAACTGGCAGGCCCATGACTATCAGGCCCGCCTGGGCCGCGCCCGGGCAGCGAAATAG
- a CDS encoding ferredoxin--NADP reductase translates to MNEMTPVTETAQDAKPAKATPTLPDAQTVTEVKHWTDRLFSFRVTRPASLRFRSGEFVMIGLMGDPDPKTGKQKPLLRAYSIASPSWDEELEFYSIKVQDGPLTSKLQHIQPGDEIILRPKPVGTLVHDALLPGKRIWFFATGTGFAPFASLLREPQTYEDYDEVIITHTCRTAGELTYGRELIESLKDDELLNELIGDGFWKKIKYYPTTTREESAKMGRITDLINSGEAYKDLGVEPLNPVSDRAMICGNLAFNLELKDMLEVAGLEEGANSKPAQYVVEKAFLD, encoded by the coding sequence ATGAACGAGATGACGCCCGTGACCGAGACTGCCCAAGACGCAAAACCTGCAAAGGCGACCCCGACCCTGCCGGACGCCCAGACCGTGACCGAGGTCAAGCACTGGACGGACCGCCTGTTTTCCTTCCGGGTGACGCGGCCCGCCTCGTTGCGCTTCCGCTCGGGCGAATTTGTGATGATCGGCCTGATGGGCGATCCTGACCCCAAGACCGGCAAGCAGAAGCCACTTTTGCGCGCCTATTCCATCGCCTCGCCGTCCTGGGATGAAGAGCTGGAGTTTTACTCGATCAAAGTGCAGGACGGCCCGCTGACCTCAAAGCTGCAGCACATCCAGCCCGGCGACGAGATCATCCTGCGCCCCAAGCCCGTGGGCACCCTGGTGCATGACGCGCTTTTGCCGGGCAAACGCATCTGGTTCTTTGCCACTGGCACCGGTTTTGCACCCTTTGCTTCGCTGCTGCGCGAGCCGCAAACCTATGAGGATTACGACGAGGTGATCATCACGCACACCTGCCGCACCGCGGGCGAGCTGACCTACGGACGGGAATTGATCGAAAGCCTGAAAGACGACGAGCTGCTCAATGAGCTGATCGGCGACGGCTTCTGGAAGAAGATCAAATACTACCCCACCACCACCCGCGAAGAGAGCGCCAAGATGGGCCGCATCACCGACCTGATCAACTCAGGCGAAGCCTACAAGGATCTGGGCGTGGAGCCGCTCAATCCCGTGAGCGACCGCGCAATGATCTGCGGCAACCTGGCCTTCAACCTTGAACTGAAGGACATGCTGGAAGTCGCCGGCCTTGAGGAAGGCGCCAACTCCAAGCCCGCGCAATATGTGGTGGAAAAGGCCTTCCTTGACTGA
- the infC gene encoding translation initiation factor IF-3, whose product MGAEGENVGVVHPAKAMEMAAEAGLDLVEISPNANPPVCKIMDFGKFKYEQQKRESEARKKQKIIEVKEVKFRPNTDTHDYDVKMRNVFKFLENGDKVKVTLRFRGREMAHQNLGRELLERVAEDVKEIGKIENMPKMEGRQMIMMIGPLPQK is encoded by the coding sequence ATCGGCGCCGAAGGCGAGAACGTTGGCGTTGTCCACCCCGCCAAGGCGATGGAGATGGCAGCGGAAGCGGGTCTGGACCTTGTGGAGATTTCGCCAAACGCGAACCCGCCGGTCTGCAAGATCATGGACTTCGGCAAGTTCAAGTACGAACAGCAGAAGCGCGAAAGCGAAGCGCGCAAGAAGCAGAAGATCATCGAGGTCAAAGAGGTCAAGTTCCGTCCCAACACGGACACCCATGACTATGACGTCAAGATGCGCAATGTGTTCAAGTTCCTTGAAAACGGCGACAAGGTGAAAGTGACCCTGCGGTTCCGTGGCCGCGAAATGGCGCACCAGAACCTGGGCCGCGAACTGCTGGAGCGTGTGGCCGAGGACGTCAAAGAGATCGGCAAGATCGAAAACATGCCCAAGATGGAAGGCCGTCAGATGATCATGATGATCGGCCCGCTTCCGCAGAAGTAA
- a CDS encoding SAM-dependent methyltransferase has product MWEERYSKSDGYVFGTDPAQFLVEHSAYLTAGHTALSVADGEGRNSVYMAEKGMDVTAYEFAPTAIARARDLATERGVSVDFREVDILNHDWPEGAFDLVAGIFIQFVGPEARKIQFEGMKRSLKPGGVLLLHGYTPEQLEFGTGGPPFAENMYTEDQLADDFDGWEILENRAYEREVQEGRGHQGMSALIDFVARKPG; this is encoded by the coding sequence ATGTGGGAAGAACGGTATTCAAAGTCAGACGGGTATGTCTTTGGCACGGATCCGGCGCAGTTTCTGGTTGAACACAGCGCCTACCTGACTGCTGGTCACACAGCCCTCTCCGTTGCCGATGGAGAGGGGCGCAACTCGGTCTACATGGCTGAAAAAGGTATGGATGTCACCGCCTATGAGTTCGCCCCCACCGCCATTGCCCGCGCCCGTGATCTGGCCACCGAGCGTGGCGTTTCAGTGGATTTTCGCGAGGTGGATATCCTGAACCATGACTGGCCAGAGGGGGCCTTTGATCTGGTGGCTGGCATCTTCATCCAGTTCGTCGGCCCCGAGGCACGCAAGATTCAGTTCGAAGGCATGAAACGCAGCCTCAAACCCGGCGGAGTGCTGCTGTTGCATGGTTACACACCGGAGCAGCTGGAGTTCGGCACGGGTGGGCCGCCCTTTGCCGAAAACATGTACACAGAAGACCAGCTTGCCGATGATTTCGACGGTTGGGAAATCCTTGAAAACCGCGCCTACGAGCGTGAAGTCCAAGAGGGGCGCGGTCACCAAGGCATGTCTGCCCTCATCGATTTCGTTGCCCGCAAGCCCGGCTGA
- a CDS encoding FAD binding domain-containing protein, which produces MYNFEFEKPATIADAVAALGAEDAQALGGGQTLLPTMKQRLAMPSKLVSLSGIGEMQGVCRNDDGSLSIGGATTHATVAAEAAAHYPALADLASHIGDPAVRNRGTIGGSLANNDPAACYPAAALGSGATIITNSREIAADDYFQGMFTTALEEGEIITGVRFPVPEAANYQKFVQPASRFAMVGVFVARFADGVRVAVTGASEEGVFRWSEAEAALGGSFSPDAVEGLQVEPSNMMADIHATKEYRAHLIGVLTKRAVAAAS; this is translated from the coding sequence ATGTATAATTTCGAGTTTGAAAAACCGGCCACCATTGCCGATGCGGTTGCCGCGCTCGGCGCGGAGGACGCCCAGGCGCTGGGCGGCGGTCAGACGCTGCTGCCGACGATGAAACAGCGTCTTGCGATGCCCTCGAAACTGGTCTCGCTCAGCGGCATCGGAGAGATGCAGGGTGTCTGCCGCAACGATGACGGCAGCCTTTCGATCGGTGGCGCCACCACCCATGCCACCGTCGCAGCCGAGGCCGCGGCCCACTACCCGGCGCTGGCGGATCTGGCCAGCCATATTGGCGATCCTGCCGTGCGCAACCGGGGTACCATTGGCGGCTCGCTCGCCAACAATGACCCGGCGGCCTGCTATCCGGCGGCGGCGCTGGGAAGTGGCGCAACCATCATCACCAATTCCCGCGAGATTGCGGCGGATGACTATTTCCAGGGCATGTTCACCACAGCTTTGGAAGAGGGTGAGATCATCACCGGCGTACGCTTCCCGGTGCCGGAGGCGGCGAACTATCAGAAGTTTGTCCAACCCGCTTCGCGCTTTGCCATGGTGGGCGTTTTTGTGGCTCGGTTCGCTGATGGCGTGCGCGTGGCGGTAACCGGTGCGTCCGAGGAAGGCGTCTTCCGTTGGAGCGAGGCCGAAGCGGCGCTGGGCGGCTCGTTTAGCCCGGATGCCGTGGAGGGGCTGCAGGTGGAACCGTCAAACATGATGGCCGACATTCACGCGACAAAGGAATACCGCGCCCATCTGATCGGCGTTCTGACCAAGCGCGCCGTGGCGGCTGCCAGCTAA
- a CDS encoding xanthine dehydrogenase family protein molybdopterin-binding subunit, with product MPKDSGIGASPKRREDLRFLTGTGNYTDDINLQGQAYVHFLRSDVAHGKINGIDTTAAAAMPGVIRIFTGADFEGVGSIPCGWQVTDRHGEPMQEPAHPVLAQGKVRYVGDAIAAVVAESREQARDAAEAIELDIEELPAVIDMKEAVKEGAPKVHDDLTSNLCYDWGFVEENKPAVEEAFAKAAHVTTLELVNNRLVANPMEPRVAVGDFNRATGESTLYTTSQNPHVIRLLMGAFVLGIPEHKLRVIAPDVGGGFGTKIFHYAEEAFCTFAAKALNRAVKWTSTRSEAFMTDAHGRDHVTKIELALDADNNFTALRTDTYANMGAYLSTFAPSVPTWLHGTLMAGNYKTPLIYVNVKAVFTNTVPVDAYRGAGRPEATFQLERVIDKAARELGVDPVALRRQNFITEFPYATPVAVEYDTGDYNATMDKLEEVADFAGFEARRAESQKNGKLRGLGVNCYIEACGIAPSNLVGQLGARAGLYESATVRVNATGGLVVMTGSHSHGQGHETSFPQVIADMIGIDESMVEIVHGDTANTPMGMGTYGSRSLAVGGSAMVRATEKIIAKAKKIAAHILEASDADIELKDGQFSVAGTDKSLAWGDVTLAAYVPHNYPLEDMEPGLEETAFYDPANFTYPSGAYACEVEVDPETGKVTIERFAAADDFGNIVNPMIVDGQVHGGIGQGIGQALLEGCVYDENGQLLSASYMDYAMPRADDVPFYQVDHSCQTPCTHNPLGVKGCGEAGAIGSPPAVVNAVVDALQAAGKDVTHIDMPLTPNRVWTALNS from the coding sequence ATGCCAAAGGATAGTGGCATCGGCGCCAGCCCCAAACGGCGCGAAGACCTGCGGTTCCTGACGGGAACCGGCAATTACACCGACGACATCAACCTGCAAGGCCAGGCCTATGTGCATTTCCTGCGCTCGGACGTGGCCCATGGCAAGATCAACGGCATCGACACCACCGCGGCTGCTGCCATGCCCGGCGTCATCCGCATCTTCACCGGAGCCGATTTCGAAGGCGTGGGATCCATCCCCTGCGGCTGGCAGGTGACAGACCGCCATGGTGAACCGATGCAGGAACCGGCCCACCCGGTGCTGGCCCAGGGTAAGGTCCGCTATGTGGGCGATGCCATCGCAGCCGTCGTGGCCGAAAGCCGCGAACAGGCCCGCGACGCGGCAGAGGCGATCGAGCTTGATATCGAGGAACTGCCCGCCGTCATCGACATGAAGGAGGCCGTCAAGGAGGGCGCCCCCAAGGTGCATGACGATCTCACCTCGAACCTTTGCTATGACTGGGGTTTCGTGGAAGAAAACAAACCGGCGGTCGAGGAAGCCTTTGCCAAGGCCGCCCATGTGACCACGCTGGAGCTGGTCAACAACCGTCTGGTCGCAAACCCGATGGAGCCGCGCGTGGCGGTGGGCGATTTCAACCGTGCCACCGGGGAATCGACGCTTTATACCACCTCGCAGAACCCGCATGTGATCCGCCTTCTGATGGGCGCCTTCGTCTTGGGCATCCCTGAGCACAAGCTGCGCGTCATCGCCCCCGATGTGGGCGGCGGTTTCGGTACCAAGATCTTTCACTACGCCGAAGAGGCCTTCTGCACCTTCGCGGCCAAGGCGCTGAACCGGGCGGTCAAATGGACCTCCACCCGGTCAGAAGCCTTCATGACCGATGCTCACGGGCGCGACCATGTGACCAAGATCGAATTGGCGCTGGACGCAGACAACAACTTCACCGCGCTGCGCACGGATACCTACGCCAATATGGGTGCGTATCTGTCGACCTTTGCGCCCTCGGTCCCCACCTGGCTGCATGGCACGCTGATGGCGGGCAACTACAAGACGCCGCTGATCTATGTGAACGTGAAGGCCGTCTTCACCAACACCGTGCCGGTGGATGCCTATCGCGGTGCGGGCCGCCCCGAGGCGACCTTCCAGCTGGAGCGGGTGATTGACAAAGCTGCGCGCGAGCTGGGCGTGGATCCCGTTGCGCTTCGCCGTCAAAACTTTATCACCGAATTCCCCTATGCCACCCCGGTGGCGGTGGAATATGACACCGGTGATTACAACGCGACCATGGACAAGCTGGAAGAGGTTGCCGATTTCGCCGGGTTCGAGGCGCGCCGCGCCGAGAGCCAGAAGAACGGCAAGCTGCGCGGCCTTGGCGTCAACTGCTACATCGAGGCCTGCGGCATCGCTCCGTCGAACCTCGTGGGGCAGCTTGGTGCGCGCGCTGGTCTTTACGAAAGCGCCACGGTGCGGGTCAATGCGACCGGCGGTCTGGTGGTGATGACCGGCAGCCACAGCCATGGGCAGGGGCATGAAACCTCCTTCCCGCAGGTGATCGCGGATATGATCGGTATCGACGAAAGCATGGTCGAGATCGTTCATGGCGACACTGCCAATACGCCGATGGGCATGGGCACCTATGGCTCGCGCTCCCTCGCCGTGGGTGGCTCGGCCATGGTGCGTGCGACCGAAAAGATCATCGCCAAGGCCAAGAAGATCGCCGCCCATATCCTGGAAGCGTCTGATGCGGATATCGAGCTGAAGGATGGCCAATTCTCGGTTGCGGGCACGGACAAATCCCTTGCATGGGGTGATGTCACGCTGGCGGCCTATGTCCCCCACAACTACCCGCTTGAGGATATGGAGCCGGGGCTGGAGGAAACCGCCTTCTACGATCCGGCGAACTTCACCTATCCCTCGGGCGCCTATGCCTGCGAGGTGGAGGTCGATCCGGAAACCGGAAAGGTAACCATTGAGCGTTTCGCTGCGGCGGATGACTTTGGAAATATCGTCAACCCGATGATCGTGGATGGCCAGGTGCACGGTGGGATCGGTCAGGGCATCGGTCAAGCGCTGCTCGAAGGGTGTGTCTATGACGAGAACGGCCAGCTGCTGTCGGCGTCTTACATGGATTACGCGATGCCGCGTGCGGATGATGTGCCCTTCTACCAGGTGGATCACTCCTGCCAGACGCCTTGCACCCACAACCCATTGGGCGTGAAGGGCTGCGGTGAGGCCGGCGCCATCGGATCGCCCCCGGCGGTGGTCAACGCGGTGGTGGATGCGCTGCAGGCCGCTGGCAAGGATGTGACCCATATCGACATGCCGCTGACCCCAAACCGGGTCTGGACGGCGCTGAACAGCTGA
- a CDS encoding (2Fe-2S)-binding protein, which yields MAKVSMTVNGKSASGDVEGRTLLSSFLREDLGLTGTHVGCDTSQCGACVVHVNGKAVKSCTMLAAEADGAEVSTIEGQAAPDGTLNAIQQAFQDHHGLQCGFCTPGMVMSAAALLKDNPKPTEAEVRAYLEGNICRCTGYHNIVKAIMAASGQDVSAIAAE from the coding sequence ATGGCGAAGGTCTCAATGACCGTGAACGGCAAATCCGCCAGCGGTGATGTCGAGGGGCGCACGCTTCTGTCGTCATTTCTGCGCGAGGATCTGGGTCTCACGGGAACACATGTGGGCTGTGACACCAGCCAGTGCGGCGCCTGCGTGGTGCATGTCAACGGCAAGGCAGTCAAATCCTGCACCATGCTGGCCGCCGAGGCCGATGGCGCAGAGGTTTCGACCATCGAAGGGCAGGCTGCCCCGGATGGAACGCTCAACGCGATTCAGCAGGCGTTCCAGGATCATCACGGGCTTCAATGCGGATTCTGCACGCCGGGCATGGTGATGTCGGCAGCGGCGCTGCTGAAAGACAACCCCAAGCCGACCGAGGCTGAGGTGCGCGCCTATCTGGAAGGCAATATCTGCCGCTGCACCGGCTACCACAACATTGTGAAAGCGATCATGGCTGCATCCGGTCAGGACGTCTCGGCCATTGCTGCCGAATAA
- a CDS encoding molybdopterin-binding protein, translated as MRFGPVSLEQAEGTILAHSLQLPTGKIAKGTLLSAQHLTNLAASGFGEVTVARLERGDLHEDVAAQALARAIVPDETAQGLRISGAGAGRVNLYAKSCGIVALDRPRLEAVNAVDPMISIATVPEYHRVDAEGMVATIKIIAYGVPEAQLSHAATGAGGALRVLPPVYRTATLIETRVSEEIPSDKGRRSMAGRLERMGMELTDRMVIPHREGELAEAIAYAPGEVILILTGSATSDPMDVAPQALRDAGGQVTRFGMPVDPGNLLFIGKLGEKSVIGLPGCARSPALNGADWVLERVICGIEVTSADIAAMGVGGLLKEIPTRPLPRRSGWNGTG; from the coding sequence ATGAGGTTCGGACCTGTTTCGCTGGAACAGGCGGAAGGCACCATCCTGGCGCATTCGCTGCAGCTTCCGACGGGCAAGATCGCCAAGGGCACGTTGCTGAGCGCGCAGCACCTGACCAATCTGGCGGCGAGCGGCTTCGGTGAGGTGACCGTTGCCCGACTTGAGAGAGGCGACCTGCACGAGGATGTGGCCGCCCAGGCGCTTGCCCGTGCCATTGTTCCTGATGAGACCGCGCAAGGACTGCGTATTTCCGGCGCCGGGGCCGGGCGTGTGAACCTGTACGCGAAAAGCTGCGGCATCGTCGCGCTGGACCGCCCGCGGCTGGAGGCGGTCAATGCCGTGGATCCGATGATCTCTATCGCGACGGTGCCAGAGTATCACCGAGTGGATGCGGAGGGTATGGTCGCCACCATCAAGATTATTGCCTACGGAGTACCCGAGGCGCAGCTGTCTCATGCCGCAACCGGTGCGGGCGGCGCATTACGCGTGCTGCCGCCAGTTTACAGAACGGCAACCCTGATCGAAACCCGTGTGAGCGAGGAGATCCCGTCGGACAAGGGGCGTAGGTCTATGGCCGGGCGGCTTGAGCGTATGGGGATGGAACTGACAGACCGCATGGTGATTCCGCACCGGGAAGGGGAGTTGGCCGAGGCCATTGCATATGCTCCGGGTGAGGTAATCCTGATTCTTACTGGCTCCGCCACATCCGATCCCATGGACGTCGCGCCGCAGGCCCTGCGTGATGCGGGCGGGCAGGTGACGCGCTTTGGCATGCCTGTGGATCCGGGCAATCTGTTGTTTATCGGCAAGCTTGGAGAAAAATCGGTGATCGGTCTGCCGGGCTGTGCCCGCTCTCCGGCGCTCAATGGGGCCGATTGGGTGCTTGAGCGGGTGATTTGCGGGATTGAAGTGACATCGGCAGATATAGCCGCAATGGGAGTCGGCGGACTGCTGAAAGAGATTCCCACCCGCCCCTTGCCGCGCCGCTCCGGCTGGAACGGGACAGGATGA
- a CDS encoding XdhC family protein: MTGELARFENAPEVALDWHQNGTGAALATVVQTWGSAPRRAGSQLVVGGDGRIEGSVSGGCVESAVVFEALEAIQDGQHRLLEFGVSDDDAFAVGLACGGTIKVLVEPVGGALPVELLGELVVARKARQALAYEVDLETGARRLVRDGYADRLRMDRSGVEEDGKTFVAVHNPPLRLIVVGAVHIAQALVPMARIAGYDPVVIDPREAFAAAARFPGERLMDDWPDEAVEKLGLDARTALVLLTHDPKLDDPALEAALGADCFYIGALGSTRTHAKRVDRLTAGGFTTEQIARIHGPIGLDIGAAGPSEIAVSILAEMTAVLRGKRP, from the coding sequence ATGACAGGGGAACTCGCGCGGTTTGAGAACGCGCCTGAGGTGGCGCTGGACTGGCACCAGAATGGCACGGGGGCAGCCCTGGCCACGGTGGTGCAGACCTGGGGTTCGGCGCCGCGCCGGGCCGGATCGCAGCTGGTCGTGGGCGGTGATGGCCGGATCGAAGGCTCGGTTTCGGGCGGCTGCGTCGAAAGCGCGGTTGTCTTCGAGGCGCTGGAGGCCATTCAGGACGGTCAGCACCGCCTCTTGGAATTCGGGGTCAGTGATGATGATGCCTTTGCCGTGGGGCTCGCCTGTGGGGGCACCATCAAGGTGCTGGTGGAACCCGTGGGCGGAGCCCTGCCGGTCGAACTGCTGGGAGAGCTGGTCGTGGCCCGCAAGGCGCGTCAGGCGCTGGCCTATGAGGTGGATCTGGAAACCGGCGCGCGGCGTCTGGTGCGGGATGGCTATGCGGACCGGTTGCGCATGGATCGCTCAGGGGTTGAGGAAGATGGCAAGACTTTTGTCGCCGTGCACAACCCGCCGCTGCGGCTGATCGTGGTGGGCGCGGTGCACATCGCGCAGGCCTTGGTGCCCATGGCGCGGATCGCGGGCTATGATCCAGTGGTGATCGACCCGCGTGAAGCCTTTGCCGCCGCCGCGCGTTTTCCCGGTGAGCGGCTGATGGACGACTGGCCCGACGAGGCGGTGGAAAAGCTTGGCCTGGATGCGCGCACCGCGCTGGTGCTCCTGACCCATGATCCGAAACTTGACGACCCCGCGCTGGAGGCGGCGCTTGGCGCTGACTGTTTCTATATCGGTGCACTGGGCTCGACCCGCACCCATGCCAAACGGGTGGATAGGCTGACCGCAGGTGGCTTTACGACAGAGCAGATCGCGCGCATCCACGGCCCCATCGGCCTTGATATCGGTGCTGCAGGCCCGTCCGAGATCGCCGTGTCGATCCTGGCCGAAATGACCGCAGTTCTGCGGGGAAAACGGCCATGA
- a CDS encoding DUF6691 family protein has product MMSIVLAIVIGLAFGAVLDRIGASNPNMIGKMLNLTNLNLAKTILLAIGTGSVLMFAGQMLGFVDVGHMSVKAAYVGVFIGGLMLGAGWALAGYCPGTGVVAAASGRKDALFFIAGGLLGAAAYMVTYPMWKSSGLLDSVAGGKVTIGTVPGSKFDGITALPGDILGIVLGLGFVALAFALPERLTPSKSNLQPAE; this is encoded by the coding sequence ATGATGTCTATCGTTCTCGCGATCGTTATCGGTCTGGCCTTTGGTGCGGTTCTGGACCGTATCGGCGCCTCCAACCCCAACATGATCGGCAAGATGCTGAACCTCACCAACCTCAACCTGGCCAAGACCATCCTTCTGGCGATCGGTACCGGATCGGTGCTGATGTTCGCAGGGCAGATGCTGGGCTTTGTCGATGTGGGCCACATGTCAGTGAAGGCCGCCTATGTGGGCGTCTTCATCGGTGGCCTCATGCTGGGCGCGGGCTGGGCGCTGGCGGGCTATTGCCCCGGCACCGGCGTTGTTGCAGCGGCCTCTGGGCGCAAGGATGCGCTGTTCTTCATCGCGGGCGGCCTGTTGGGGGCTGCGGCCTATATGGTCACCTACCCGATGTGGAAATCGAGCGGCCTTCTGGATTCTGTCGCGGGCGGCAAGGTCACCATTGGCACCGTTCCGGGATCGAAGTTCGACGGGATCACGGCCCTGCCGGGCGATATCCTCGGCATTGTTCTGGGCCTCGGTTTCGTCGCGCTGGCCTTTGCCCTGCCGGAGCGGCTGACGCCCTCCAAATCGAACCTGCAACCGGCTGAATAA
- a CDS encoding YeeE/YedE thiosulfate transporter family protein encodes MAMNWKTGGLLLGFVFFLAVLLVKPIGVSTQFVILDGIIGDAVNSELVTKTEEGYTSTNAYLAKSNGKYAKSVMNPLNYSFVFVLAMAVGGFLSVLARGGLPERERSIPDLWRANMGDGVALRYGAAFVGGFIVLYGARLAGGCTSGHMMSGMMQTSLSGYIFAAGAFAAAVPVSLMLFKKED; translated from the coding sequence ATGGCCATGAACTGGAAAACCGGAGGGCTCCTGCTGGGGTTCGTCTTCTTCCTGGCGGTGCTGCTGGTCAAACCGATTGGCGTGTCCACGCAATTCGTGATCCTGGACGGGATCATAGGCGATGCGGTGAACAGCGAATTGGTGACCAAGACCGAGGAAGGATACACCTCGACCAATGCCTATCTGGCGAAATCGAACGGCAAATACGCCAAATCCGTGATGAACCCGCTGAACTACAGCTTTGTCTTCGTGCTGGCGATGGCGGTGGGCGGCTTCTTGTCGGTGCTGGCCCGTGGCGGCCTGCCTGAGCGGGAGCGCAGCATCCCCGATCTGTGGCGCGCCAACATGGGTGACGGTGTCGCCCTGCGCTACGGCGCGGCCTTTGTCGGCGGCTTCATCGTTCTTTACGGCGCTCGCCTTGCGGGCGGCTGTACCTCGGGGCACATGATGTCGGGCATGATGCAGACCTCGCTGTCTGGCTACATCTTTGCCGCCGGTGCCTTTGCCGCCGCTGTGCCCGTATCCCTGATGCTGTTCAAGAAGGAGGACTGA